In Kushneria marisflavi, the following are encoded in one genomic region:
- a CDS encoding polyphenol oxidase family protein, with the protein MIQSPLLSGIASVAHGFGHRRTLMPEALVEFESARLKKQQVHGTRIVTIEQSGQACGQADGFLTDRPGIPVSVVTADCLPVLLAHRSGQYIGALHAGWRGLLDGIIEAMLGRIMAQRWGDLSEWVAVVGPAAGARAYEVSEALVTRFKTSLSIPDEIISPLPHHLALGAMACHKLEAAGIGEIEHIDQCTITTLLDGSTGSLDGPDPDAYRFQSHRRHTLTHPDPDERPKLPNQHSGLVISP; encoded by the coding sequence ATGATTCAATCCCCGCTGTTATCCGGCATCGCGTCAGTGGCACACGGTTTTGGCCATCGTCGGACGCTGATGCCCGAGGCCCTTGTCGAGTTTGAGTCGGCGCGCCTGAAAAAGCAGCAGGTGCACGGCACGCGGATTGTCACCATTGAGCAGTCGGGGCAGGCCTGCGGTCAGGCGGATGGTTTTCTGACAGACCGCCCCGGCATTCCAGTGTCGGTTGTCACGGCTGACTGTCTGCCTGTTTTGCTGGCCCATCGCAGCGGGCAATACATTGGTGCACTACACGCCGGCTGGCGCGGCCTGCTCGACGGTATTATCGAGGCAATGCTGGGTCGTATCATGGCGCAGCGCTGGGGCGATTTGTCAGAGTGGGTCGCGGTGGTCGGGCCGGCGGCCGGTGCCCGGGCTTATGAGGTCAGCGAGGCGCTTGTCACACGGTTTAAAACGTCTCTGTCGATACCCGATGAGATCATCTCGCCGCTGCCGCATCATCTGGCGCTCGGGGCCATGGCCTGTCACAAGCTGGAGGCCGCCGGCATCGGAGAAATCGAGCATATCGATCAGTGCACGATAACCACACTGCTTGATGGCAGCACCGGATCGCTGGATGGCCCTGACCCGGACGCCTATCGGTTTCAGAGCCATCGGCGTCATACGCTGACTCATCCGGACCCCGATGAACGCCCGAAACTGCCCAATCAGCATTCGGGGCTGGTGATATCGCCCTGA
- a CDS encoding App1 family protein: MPRRSIATLLKGLKKLLHVVARPAKSERVHGGRLIHTYRGYGTHREVFMMGRVFRQPGFNLDLPEGSWRRDLADIVRRTVRWGIKHIDVQIQLGEETVTVTTDRDGYFNAHIQLETPLPGDRIWHEAHLRILSPSKDQKSARANDGAGGDAVADIYIPPSDIDFAVISDIDDTVMYTGVANKLKMMYHLFIARAEQRTAFPGVAALYRGFHVGDGDQHCQRPLLYVSRAPWSIYEMLEAFFRLNHIPVGPILFLREWGLTLQRPLPRKAEDHKRELIETMLELYDPLPFVLIGDSGQHDPEIYADIVRDYPGRIRTVYIRDVSNDTDREQAIAALSAQIDKEQNSQCALVLASDSLTMAEHAHEHGYISSDALDRVREAQ; encoded by the coding sequence ATGCCACGTCGCTCTATCGCCACCCTGCTCAAGGGGCTCAAGAAACTGCTTCATGTAGTGGCGCGTCCGGCCAAGTCTGAAAGGGTGCATGGCGGGCGATTGATCCATACCTATCGAGGCTACGGCACGCACCGCGAAGTGTTCATGATGGGGCGGGTATTTCGTCAGCCCGGTTTCAATCTGGATCTGCCTGAAGGTTCATGGCGCCGGGACCTGGCTGACATCGTGCGCCGCACCGTGCGCTGGGGCATCAAACATATCGATGTCCAGATCCAGTTGGGAGAAGAGACGGTCACGGTCACGACGGATCGGGATGGCTACTTCAATGCCCACATTCAGCTTGAGACCCCGCTGCCCGGTGACCGGATCTGGCATGAAGCGCATCTGCGCATTCTTTCGCCCAGCAAGGATCAAAAAAGTGCCCGCGCCAATGATGGGGCCGGTGGAGATGCTGTCGCCGACATCTATATTCCGCCGTCTGACATCGACTTTGCGGTCATCAGCGATATTGACGATACGGTCATGTATACCGGCGTGGCCAACAAGCTGAAGATGATGTATCACCTGTTTATCGCGCGCGCCGAGCAGCGTACTGCCTTTCCCGGGGTAGCCGCGCTGTATCGGGGGTTTCATGTCGGCGATGGCGATCAGCACTGCCAGCGTCCGCTGCTTTACGTTTCGCGAGCGCCCTGGAGCATCTACGAGATGCTTGAGGCCTTTTTCCGGCTCAATCACATTCCGGTCGGGCCGATTCTTTTTTTGCGTGAGTGGGGGCTGACCCTCCAGCGTCCGCTGCCGCGCAAGGCAGAAGATCACAAGCGCGAGCTGATCGAGACCATGCTCGAGCTTTACGATCCGCTGCCCTTTGTCCTGATCGGCGACAGCGGTCAGCATGATCCCGAAATCTATGCCGATATCGTGCGGGACTATCCCGGCCGCATTCGAACGGTCTATATCCGCGATGTCAGCAATGATACCGACCGGGAGCAGGCCATCGCAGCGCTGTCAGCCCAGATCGACAAGGAACAGAACAGTCAGTGCGCGCTGGTGCTGGCTTCTGACAGTCTGACCATGGCCGAACACGCCCATGAGCATGGCTATATCTCCAGTGATGCCCTCGATCGGGTGCGCGAAGCCCAGTAG
- a CDS encoding NADH:flavin oxidoreductase/NADH oxidase: protein MPSPRLFEPLRLGQLELANRILIAPMCQYSANEGNATDWHTIHLGHLALSGAGLLILEATAVSSEGRISPDDLGLWNDDNEQALKQTLEAVRAHSDMPLGIQLGHAGRKASTHVPWEGGAQIAPDAPRGWQTVAPSEIAYSDEENIPHALSIEEIGEIRAQFQRAAERSARLGIDAIEIHAAHGYLLHQFLSPLSNQRSDEYGGSLENRMRLTLEVFDAVRGVFPQERPVGIRISATDWAEGGWSVEESQTLARELDARGCSFIHVSSGGLTSAQQIPVGPSYQVPLARAIGEVVDMPTIAVGLITEPEQAEAIVATGDADAIALARAMLYNPRWPWHAAASLGAQVAAPNQYLRSQPHQYKDLFLKK from the coding sequence ATGCCCTCCCCTCGTCTTTTCGAACCGCTCAGACTTGGCCAGCTTGAGCTGGCCAATCGCATCCTGATTGCTCCCATGTGTCAGTATTCAGCCAATGAGGGTAATGCCACCGACTGGCATACCATCCATCTGGGCCATCTGGCGCTGTCCGGAGCCGGCCTGCTGATTCTGGAGGCCACGGCCGTTTCATCGGAAGGCCGCATCAGTCCTGATGATCTGGGGCTCTGGAACGACGACAATGAACAGGCTCTGAAACAGACGCTGGAAGCAGTACGCGCTCATTCGGATATGCCATTGGGAATTCAGCTTGGCCATGCCGGACGCAAGGCCTCTACCCATGTGCCCTGGGAAGGGGGCGCCCAGATCGCACCTGACGCACCGCGTGGCTGGCAGACCGTGGCGCCCTCGGAAATCGCCTACAGCGATGAGGAGAATATCCCGCACGCGCTGTCCATTGAGGAGATCGGCGAGATCCGTGCACAGTTCCAACGTGCCGCCGAGCGCTCGGCGCGGCTGGGCATCGACGCGATCGAGATTCATGCCGCTCATGGCTATCTGCTGCATCAGTTTCTGTCGCCGCTCTCCAATCAGCGCAGCGACGAGTATGGCGGCAGTCTGGAAAACCGCATGCGCCTGACACTTGAGGTCTTCGATGCTGTCCGCGGTGTTTTCCCACAGGAGCGCCCGGTAGGCATCCGCATTTCCGCGACGGACTGGGCAGAGGGCGGCTGGAGTGTAGAAGAGAGCCAGACGCTGGCCCGCGAGCTCGATGCGCGCGGCTGCAGCTTCATTCATGTCTCAAGTGGCGGATTGACGTCAGCCCAGCAGATTCCGGTGGGCCCGAGCTATCAGGTACCGCTGGCACGCGCCATTGGTGAGGTCGTTGACATGCCCACCATTGCGGTAGGCCTGATTACCGAGCCGGAACAGGCAGAAGCCATCGTGGCCACCGGAGATGCCGATGCCATCGCACTGGCTCGGGCCATGCTGTACAACCCGCGCTGGCCGTGGCATGCCGCCGCTTCCCTGGGGGCGCAGGTTGCCGCGCCGAATCAATATCTGCGCTCGCAGCCCCATCAGTACAAGGATCTTTTTTTGAAGAAGTAA
- a CDS encoding substrate-binding domain-containing protein: MVILASIVTLLLWCGQAVHAQESLVLIANPSTPPGNMTRETVRAIFAMRQRTLPSGEAAHVFVLPDKHPLHERFTKEILGVYPHQLRLSWDRLVFSGTGQAPNEVGSVEEMRQRVASTPGGLGYLNKGAVDDSVSVFSVE, from the coding sequence ATGGTAATACTTGCATCGATAGTCACATTGCTGCTCTGGTGCGGCCAGGCGGTTCATGCCCAGGAATCGCTGGTGCTGATCGCCAACCCGTCGACGCCTCCTGGCAATATGACACGAGAAACCGTGCGCGCCATTTTTGCCATGCGCCAGCGCACCTTGCCTTCCGGCGAGGCGGCCCATGTTTTCGTACTCCCCGACAAGCACCCCCTGCATGAGCGCTTTACCAAGGAGATCCTTGGCGTGTACCCCCATCAATTGCGTCTTTCCTGGGATCGGCTGGTGTTTTCCGGCACCGGGCAGGCGCCCAATGAAGTCGGTTCGGTTGAAGAAATGAGACAACGTGTGGCCAGTACACCAGGCGGGCTGGGCTATCTGAATAAAGGAGCCGTGGATGATAGCGTCAGCGTTTTCTCGGTGGAGTAA
- a CDS encoding PEP-CTERM/exosortase system-associated acyltransferase, whose protein sequence is MEFVSAFFERFDVRLASSETDKHEIYRLRHEVFLQELGYELSGVPENGEERDDYDSNAIYIVVFCRVTQQIVGSARIVVPQLHVIGSLSYLPVENYCGGSLASNTIDLENIPRDKLCEISRIVVARQYRKRKDLEGNDLQTAGLDAVNRLISIALFVSSAALLETMGRPHVMGFIEKKFARLLRGTGMKIERISPFHDICGLRAAYYGNTRDSLSHVSPLFSHMYALVKGRLDQAESVSPHTSHGAG, encoded by the coding sequence ATGGAGTTTGTTAGTGCTTTCTTTGAAAGATTCGATGTAAGACTGGCCTCGTCGGAGACAGATAAACACGAGATTTATAGATTAAGGCATGAAGTTTTTCTTCAGGAGCTGGGGTATGAGCTTTCGGGTGTTCCTGAAAACGGAGAAGAGCGCGACGATTATGATAGTAATGCCATTTATATCGTGGTTTTTTGTCGTGTTACTCAACAGATCGTAGGTTCTGCGAGGATTGTTGTTCCACAGTTGCATGTGATCGGCAGCCTTTCATACCTCCCTGTTGAAAACTACTGTGGAGGAAGCCTGGCCTCCAATACTATCGATCTTGAAAATATTCCTCGTGACAAATTGTGTGAGATTTCCCGTATTGTTGTGGCTCGCCAATACAGGAAGCGAAAGGATCTTGAGGGGAATGATTTGCAGACAGCGGGACTGGATGCTGTCAATCGACTTATTAGTATCGCTTTATTTGTTTCCTCTGCTGCCTTATTGGAAACGATGGGTCGACCGCATGTGATGGGATTTATAGAGAAAAAATTTGCTCGATTGCTGCGCGGTACAGGTATGAAAATAGAAAGGATTAGCCCCTTTCATGATATATGCGGTTTACGCGCTGCCTATTATGGCAATACACGTGATTCGCTAAGTCATGTTTCTCCTCTTTTCTCTCATATGTATGCTTTGGTCAAGGGGCGCCTCGACCAGGCTGAATCCGTCAGCCCACATACCAGCCATGGGGCCGGTTAG
- a CDS encoding bifunctional diguanylate cyclase/phosphodiesterase: MKQKFFSLKWRAIFLTSLVLLGLASVFTFVSHMNMTRQFQVMQNNNYERQIKEIEVSIKRDSNDLRQLASIVAASESLGSSLANQDIGAGKEVIESQWPTLQLGSGLEEVTVYNSDGSLFLHMGQPQADTDDDIIARWVKGVSDNDIPENKIFCRYDCRQYAMVPILLNGNSVGSVLVARPLADIALYALQNAGGNIALLLKNNKKNTVDDHYLDNWSMMITAVTHEKSTLPLLTAAVERFSFEELLGNPRIIKYQGRSYELLAMPIKAEEESRKGYFILTSDVSDQISTINRTTTYTLLIALGGWLSAEILLFGIMWRPMARLRRLTYLLPVLAQGGFDKIRQQAKVRSGLWHDEIDVLGQTAQKLANQLELLEEEVDFKGKQLNERLLELSHERDFITGLLNTAHVLIFTQDVDGRITLVNQYALELLGMNRKQLLGKQFKNIFQIHARALNHSLSQHESVVRGAHQEEKIITWVHTTMGDNDKTAQRISVGLDISARKKAEQKLEWLAHRDPLTSLYNRRFFQQSLEAAIARGAHGAVLYLDLDQFKMVNELGGHHAGDQLLRLVADALSSELAGECIVARQGGDEFSILLEAADAQEALATAEKVHERLESILFSENGRHHRAMASIGIALYPEHGNNETELMASADLAMYKAKEKSTQKWYLLSSIHESREQLQERAYWVELIRSSLADNRFKLMLQPIVCLEDLSVKHYEVLLRMYDENGRLHMPGSFIPVAERFGLIVDIDRWVVREAVLLLSKLKNDQASLAINLSGQSLHDDTIKRFIERELDNRNVSPSRIIVEITETAAVADLATARNVLQEISDLGCRIALDDFGVGFSSFHYLDQLPSDYIKIDGSFIQHMLTNDKDRLIVKSIADIAKGFGKEVIAEFVDQEAIIEILKSYGIAYAQGYYMGRPAEAASFNIQE, translated from the coding sequence ATGAAACAGAAGTTTTTCAGCCTTAAATGGCGTGCCATATTTCTGACCAGTCTGGTGTTACTGGGGCTGGCGTCCGTTTTTACTTTTGTCAGCCATATGAACATGACGCGTCAGTTTCAGGTGATGCAAAATAATAATTATGAGCGCCAGATTAAAGAGATTGAGGTGTCAATCAAACGCGACAGCAATGATTTGCGCCAACTTGCCAGCATCGTGGCCGCTTCGGAAAGTCTGGGTAGCTCTCTTGCTAATCAGGATATCGGTGCAGGAAAGGAAGTCATTGAATCCCAATGGCCTACTCTGCAACTGGGAAGCGGGCTGGAAGAAGTCACGGTTTATAACTCTGATGGCAGCCTTTTTCTGCATATGGGCCAGCCACAGGCTGATACGGATGATGACATCATTGCTCGATGGGTAAAGGGAGTTTCTGATAACGATATCCCTGAAAACAAGATATTTTGTCGTTATGACTGCAGGCAGTACGCGATGGTTCCCATTCTATTGAATGGTAACAGTGTAGGCAGTGTGCTAGTGGCAAGACCCTTGGCTGATATCGCCCTTTATGCCCTGCAAAATGCAGGCGGCAATATTGCGCTATTATTAAAAAATAATAAAAAAAATACTGTAGATGACCACTATCTTGATAATTGGTCAATGATGATTACTGCAGTAACCCATGAGAAATCGACCCTGCCCCTTTTAACAGCAGCTGTAGAAAGATTTTCTTTTGAAGAACTATTGGGAAATCCCAGAATCATCAAATACCAGGGTCGATCCTACGAATTACTGGCGATGCCGATCAAGGCCGAAGAAGAAAGCCGTAAAGGTTATTTTATTTTGACATCGGATGTCAGTGATCAAATCAGTACCATCAATCGCACAACAACTTATACGTTACTTATTGCTCTTGGTGGGTGGCTAAGTGCAGAAATACTGCTTTTTGGCATCATGTGGCGCCCCATGGCACGCCTTAGACGCCTGACCTATTTACTTCCGGTATTGGCGCAAGGAGGCTTTGACAAGATTCGTCAGCAGGCAAAAGTGAGAAGCGGGCTATGGCATGATGAGATTGATGTGCTGGGTCAAACAGCACAGAAACTTGCCAACCAGCTGGAGTTACTTGAAGAAGAGGTCGATTTCAAGGGAAAACAGCTCAATGAGAGGCTTCTGGAGCTTTCGCATGAAAGGGACTTTATTACCGGTCTTTTAAATACAGCACATGTACTTATTTTTACCCAGGATGTGGATGGCCGTATCACACTCGTGAATCAATATGCTCTTGAATTGCTGGGGATGAATAGAAAACAGCTTCTTGGCAAGCAGTTCAAGAATATTTTTCAAATTCATGCTCGGGCACTGAACCACTCCTTGAGCCAGCATGAAAGTGTCGTCAGAGGAGCCCATCAAGAAGAGAAGATTATCACCTGGGTGCATACGACCATGGGGGATAATGATAAAACGGCGCAGCGTATTTCTGTAGGCCTGGATATCTCTGCCCGTAAAAAGGCAGAACAGAAGCTCGAATGGCTGGCACACCGCGATCCATTGACCTCACTTTATAATCGGCGCTTTTTTCAGCAATCTCTTGAGGCTGCTATTGCGCGTGGTGCTCATGGTGCTGTGCTTTATCTGGATCTTGATCAGTTCAAGATGGTCAATGAGCTGGGGGGACATCATGCGGGCGATCAGCTTTTACGCCTGGTGGCAGATGCTCTAAGTAGCGAGCTGGCCGGTGAGTGTATTGTGGCCCGTCAGGGAGGAGATGAGTTTTCCATTCTTTTGGAAGCCGCTGATGCTCAGGAGGCCCTGGCGACTGCAGAAAAGGTTCATGAACGGCTTGAAAGCATTCTATTTTCGGAAAATGGGCGCCACCATCGAGCCATGGCCAGCATTGGTATCGCGCTGTATCCCGAGCACGGAAATAATGAGACAGAATTGATGGCCAGTGCCGATCTGGCCATGTACAAAGCGAAAGAAAAAAGCACACAAAAGTGGTATCTGCTTTCCTCTATTCATGAGTCCCGTGAACAACTGCAGGAAAGAGCATATTGGGTCGAGCTTATTCGTTCTTCACTGGCTGATAATCGATTTAAACTGATGCTTCAGCCCATCGTTTGTCTCGAAGATCTTAGTGTCAAACATTATGAAGTTCTTCTAAGAATGTACGACGAAAATGGCAGATTACATATGCCAGGCTCTTTCATACCGGTAGCAGAGCGATTTGGATTGATCGTTGATATAGACCGCTGGGTCGTCAGGGAAGCCGTTTTGCTGTTAAGTAAATTAAAGAACGATCAGGCAAGCCTTGCCATTAATCTATCCGGACAATCTCTACATGATGACACCATTAAGCGATTTATCGAGCGTGAGCTGGATAATAGAAACGTGTCTCCTTCACGCATTATTGTTGAAATTACTGAGACGGCGGCCGTTGCCGATCTGGCTACTGCAAGAAACGTTTTGCAGGAAATCAGCGATCTTGGGTGCCGCATAGCACTGGATGATTTTGGAGTGGGCTTCAGCAGCTTTCATTACCTCGATCAGTTGCCTTCTGATTACATAAAGATAGATGGCTCTTTCATTCAGCATATGCTGACCAATGATAAGGATCGTCTAATTGTAAAATCAATTGCTGATATTGCGAAGGGCTTTGGTAAAGAAGTTATAGCAGAGTTTGTTGATCAGGAAGCAATCATTGAAATACTCAAGTCATATGGTATTGCCTATGCTCAAGGATACTACATGGGTCGTCCAGCAGAAGCTGCCTCGTTCAATATCCAGGAGTAA
- a CDS encoding DUF924 family protein, with protein sequence MTHSHDHKDVLAFWFETLTPGQWFRRDDALDDTIATRFGALLAAARRGELHYWRSSDRGRLAEVIVIDQFSRNVYRNDPRAFSHDAQALVLAQEAVRLGCDQRLSLRERPFLYMPWMHSESLLIHQEAGRLFAQPGLERHLKVEHRHLAILERFGRYPHRNDALGRDSTAEERTFLTTPGSSF encoded by the coding sequence ATGACACACAGCCATGATCATAAGGATGTCCTCGCGTTCTGGTTCGAGACCCTGACGCCCGGGCAGTGGTTTCGCCGTGATGATGCCCTCGATGACACCATCGCGACCCGCTTCGGCGCGCTGCTGGCAGCGGCACGTCGGGGTGAGCTTCACTACTGGCGCAGCAGCGACCGCGGCCGCCTGGCCGAAGTTATCGTCATCGACCAGTTTTCACGCAACGTGTATCGCAACGATCCGCGCGCCTTCTCCCATGATGCGCAGGCACTGGTGCTGGCTCAGGAGGCCGTTCGCCTGGGCTGTGATCAGCGACTGTCACTCAGGGAGCGTCCCTTTCTTTACATGCCCTGGATGCACAGCGAATCCCTGCTCATTCATCAGGAGGCAGGCAGGCTTTTCGCCCAGCCCGGTCTTGAACGCCACCTGAAGGTGGAGCATCGTCACCTGGCCATTCTCGAGCGCTTTGGACGTTACCCCCATCGTAATGACGCGCTTGGACGTGACAGCACGGCTGAAGAGCGCACCTTCCTGACCACGCCCGGCTCGTCTTTCTAA
- the dksA gene encoding RNA polymerase-binding protein DksA — MTVKTPATEEELLAMPAEDYMNDAQLEYFRQLLLNERKEVETTLEEMRGSIGMAESSGDDSDRAASEEELRYTLRQADRETRLWRKINATLDRIDEGDYGFCEETGEPIGLKRLLLRPTATLSIEAKQRQEQQENHYARRR, encoded by the coding sequence ATGACAGTCAAGACCCCTGCTACCGAAGAAGAGCTTCTTGCCATGCCGGCTGAGGACTACATGAACGATGCTCAGCTGGAATACTTTCGCCAGCTGCTGCTCAACGAGCGCAAGGAAGTCGAAACGACTCTGGAAGAAATGCGCGGCAGTATCGGCATGGCCGAGAGCAGCGGCGATGACAGCGACCGCGCCGCAAGTGAAGAGGAGCTGCGTTATACCCTGCGTCAGGCCGATCGCGAAACGCGTCTGTGGCGCAAGATCAACGCAACGCTTGATCGCATTGATGAGGGTGATTACGGCTTCTGCGAAGAAACCGGTGAGCCCATTGGGCTCAAGCGACTGTTGCTGCGCCCGACCGCGACGTTGTCCATCGAGGCCAAGCAGCGCCAGGAGCAGCAGGAAAACCATTACGCACGCCGACGCTAA
- the shiA gene encoding shikimate transporter, giving the protein MRAESRSGMLTREQQARRAALGSFVGAVVDWYDFLLYGIVAALVFNGQFFPNVSPAAGTLAALATFGVGFLFRPLGGVVFGHFGDRLGRKRMLVLTVMLMGISTALIGVLPTYASIGVWAPTLLVVLRALQGFAVGGEWGGAALMAVESAPGHRRAFYSSGVQVGYGVGLILATGSVSLLSHFLDDAAFQSWGWRLPFVFSIVLVGIAFWVRAGLEESPEFKDSVEKKGQAPARPPVLEALSRHPKAFLQIIALRLAELFTMYIVTTFALSYSTSQLRLSRELFLNIGLLVGAISCVTIPLFALLADRFGRRRIYMMGALIGVLCAFPFFMALEARSVIWIIFFAVMLANMAHDMVVSVQQPMFAEMFGTAYRYSGAGVGYQVASVVGGGFTPFIAAALVDMSGGSWLPVASYLAVGCALSALGVMSIQRHRAG; this is encoded by the coding sequence ATGCGTGCAGAAAGTCGTTCGGGAATGCTGACCCGGGAGCAGCAGGCGCGGCGGGCGGCGCTGGGCAGCTTTGTCGGGGCAGTGGTCGACTGGTATGACTTCCTGCTCTACGGCATCGTGGCGGCGCTGGTCTTCAACGGTCAGTTCTTTCCCAACGTCAGCCCGGCGGCCGGTACTCTGGCGGCACTGGCCACTTTTGGCGTGGGGTTTTTGTTTCGCCCGCTTGGCGGCGTCGTGTTCGGCCATTTTGGTGATCGGCTGGGACGCAAGCGCATGCTGGTACTGACGGTCATGCTGATGGGCATTTCCACGGCACTGATCGGGGTGTTGCCGACCTATGCCAGCATTGGCGTCTGGGCACCCACCCTGCTGGTGGTACTGCGCGCCCTTCAGGGCTTTGCCGTGGGCGGTGAGTGGGGCGGCGCGGCACTGATGGCGGTCGAGAGTGCCCCGGGGCATCGGCGGGCGTTTTATAGCAGCGGCGTACAGGTCGGCTACGGGGTGGGGCTGATTCTGGCCACCGGCAGCGTGTCGCTTTTGAGCCATTTTCTGGATGATGCAGCCTTTCAAAGCTGGGGCTGGCGGCTGCCGTTTGTGTTTTCGATCGTGCTGGTGGGAATCGCCTTCTGGGTACGCGCGGGGCTTGAGGAGTCACCCGAGTTCAAGGATAGCGTCGAAAAAAAGGGGCAGGCACCTGCCCGGCCGCCGGTACTCGAGGCGCTGAGCCGTCATCCAAAGGCGTTTTTGCAGATCATTGCGCTGCGACTGGCCGAGCTTTTCACGATGTATATCGTGACCACCTTTGCGTTGAGTTATTCCACCAGCCAGCTGAGGCTTTCCAGAGAACTCTTTCTCAATATTGGATTGCTGGTCGGCGCCATCAGCTGTGTGACCATCCCGCTGTTTGCGCTGCTGGCCGATCGTTTCGGTCGGCGTCGCATCTACATGATGGGGGCGCTTATCGGGGTGCTGTGCGCCTTTCCCTTTTTCATGGCGCTGGAGGCCCGCTCGGTGATCTGGATCATCTTCTTTGCCGTCATGCTGGCCAACATGGCCCACGACATGGTGGTGAGTGTGCAGCAGCCGATGTTTGCCGAAATGTTTGGAACGGCCTATCGCTATAGCGGCGCCGGGGTCGGCTATCAGGTGGCAAGCGTTGTCGGTGGCGGGTTTACACCATTTATTGCCGCGGCACTGGTGGATATGTCCGGCGGCAGCTGGCTACCGGTCGCCAGCTATCTGGCCGTGGGCTGCGCCCTGTCGGCGCTGGGCGTCATGAGCATTCAGCGGCACCGCGCCGGCTGA
- a CDS encoding DUF938 domain-containing protein, protein MTTMDDLSTAPNDPRQYSPAAQRNKAPLLNVLRTRLARGARVLEVASGSGEHIMHFAREMPDNEFIPSDAHPAALASIKAWQRVLQQEAPDARLHPPLALEVGQRPWPLSERIDVMLCFNMIHIAPWQATLDLLAGAAQHLEPNGWLLLYGPFKRNGQHQADSNAAFHQSLQARDSRWGVRDLEQDVIPAAHEAGFMLAEIIEMPANNLCVRLSRHAEH, encoded by the coding sequence ATGACCACCATGGATGACTTGAGCACCGCTCCGAATGACCCACGGCAATACAGCCCGGCAGCCCAGCGCAACAAGGCGCCACTACTGAACGTGCTTCGTACACGCCTTGCAAGGGGCGCGCGCGTACTGGAAGTTGCCAGCGGCAGCGGCGAGCACATCATGCACTTTGCCCGCGAGATGCCGGACAACGAGTTTATCCCCAGCGATGCTCATCCTGCGGCGCTGGCTTCAATCAAGGCCTGGCAGCGAGTGCTGCAGCAGGAAGCCCCTGATGCTCGACTGCACCCGCCGCTGGCGCTGGAAGTCGGCCAACGACCCTGGCCTCTAAGCGAGCGGATAGATGTCATGCTCTGTTTCAACATGATTCATATCGCGCCCTGGCAGGCCACACTGGATCTTTTGGCAGGAGCTGCACAACACCTGGAACCCAACGGATGGTTGCTGCTTTATGGACCGTTCAAACGCAACGGACAGCATCAGGCCGACAGCAATGCGGCCTTTCACCAAAGTCTTCAGGCGCGTGACAGTCGCTGGGGTGTGCGGGATCTTGAGCAGGACGTCATACCGGCTGCCCATGAAGCAGGATTCATGCTAGCCGAAATCATCGAGATGCCGGCCAACAATCTCTGCGTGCGGCTGTCACGTCATGCGGAGCATTGA